In the Candidatus Mycosynbacter amalyticus genome, one interval contains:
- a CDS encoding Mur ligase family protein — MFKDYVQKKLENYVVQYFAAHQDVKLICVAGSVGKTSTKTAIATVLSQQYRVRMHEGNHNTEMSVPLAILGIEYPDNIRSPLAWRHVFKQAKERIKAESDVDVIIQEIGTDKPGDIPAFGRYLQPDVGVITAITPEHMEFFGTIDAVAAEELSLGNFSKVVIINRDDIEGRFAQLLTNPNIDTYGTSGLAEYSFIDEDFSLEGGHKGYFTNPEFADNIHATLHVLGEHNVRPIVGAVAVGIHFGMAPDAIVRGAEMIRAVHGRMNVLKGANGSTVIDDTYNSSPAAAQMALQTLINLPAPQHIAILGSMNELGASSAAEHERLGRMCYPDQIDWVVTVGDEAAKYLAPAAQANGCPVKSFPDAISAGSYVHQFIEPGAVILAKGSEGGIFVEEAVKVILHSIDDNDQLVRQTPAWLEAKTQFFSRF; from the coding sequence ATGTTCAAAGATTATGTACAAAAGAAGCTAGAAAACTACGTTGTCCAATATTTCGCGGCGCACCAAGATGTCAAACTTATCTGCGTGGCAGGAAGCGTTGGCAAGACAAGTACCAAAACAGCTATTGCCACTGTTTTGAGTCAGCAATATCGTGTGCGTATGCACGAGGGCAATCACAATACCGAGATGAGCGTGCCGCTAGCAATTCTAGGAATCGAATACCCCGACAACATCCGCAGTCCGCTTGCATGGCGACACGTGTTCAAGCAAGCCAAAGAGCGTATCAAAGCCGAGAGTGATGTCGACGTGATAATCCAAGAGATTGGTACCGACAAGCCAGGTGATATCCCAGCTTTTGGCCGCTACTTGCAGCCAGATGTGGGGGTGATAACCGCAATTACTCCAGAGCATATGGAGTTTTTTGGCACGATTGACGCGGTGGCGGCTGAAGAGTTAAGCCTAGGCAACTTCAGTAAAGTCGTTATCATCAACCGCGACGATATAGAAGGCCGCTTTGCCCAGCTGCTCACCAACCCAAACATTGATACGTACGGCACGAGCGGCCTGGCCGAGTATTCGTTTATCGACGAAGATTTTTCGCTTGAAGGAGGCCACAAGGGCTACTTTACCAATCCGGAGTTTGCCGACAATATCCATGCTACTCTACACGTGCTCGGCGAGCATAATGTGCGCCCCATTGTTGGCGCAGTAGCGGTCGGTATCCACTTTGGTATGGCACCAGATGCTATTGTGCGTGGTGCTGAGATGATTCGCGCGGTGCATGGCCGCATGAATGTACTAAAAGGCGCCAATGGATCTACGGTGATAGATGACACGTACAACTCTAGCCCAGCCGCCGCCCAGATGGCACTCCAGACGCTTATCAATCTTCCGGCGCCGCAGCACATTGCTATTCTCGGTAGTATGAACGAGCTTGGCGCGAGCTCGGCTGCCGAACACGAAAGACTTGGTCGTATGTGTTACCCAGATCAGATTGATTGGGTGGTGACGGTTGGCGACGAAGCTGCGAAATATCTCGCTCCCGCGGCCCAAGCAAATGGTTGTCCTGTCAAAAGTTTTCCAGATGCGATCAGCGCCGGCAGTTATGTGCACCAATTTATTGAGCCAGGAGCGGTAATCCTAGCAAAAGGTTCCGAAGGTGGTATTTTTGTAGAAGAGGCAGTGAAAGTTATCTTGCATAGCATAGATGACAATGACCAACTTGTACGACAAACGCCTGCGTGGCTCGAGGCAAAAACACAATTCTTCTCACGCTTTTAG